The Bemisia tabaci chromosome 8, PGI_BMITA_v3 genome has a segment encoding these proteins:
- the LOC140225316 gene encoding uncharacterized protein: MYDNRMYGEQPAPTGMFPNSQAEGFPPQPGYPAPQQRNFNASQSAMPPQLQGNGPVQSPMSGLPPSQFGGGPPQQFPGASPQYGAPPGSAPPQFGGMPPSQPPRSSPSQVGAPPPFSGSATASSGGLPPPSQPGGFAQPPSSRPPSQFGAPTNPLMSNQPPMNGPPSQPSGFPQPQVGGPPRPMNGPPSMNLGVSTPTMKPPQQGLNPGTTPIQSDGMNQSPMLPPTQATGTPLPPAQSGVPGGFPSSKTPSQFTGPAQSEGFTPPQFGVTPQPRGIPSSQPGPPEVSPPAGSFPPQPVTTPTSQPMGGVFPMPQAGPPRPGGLSAAEPPKPLDSPFQAVGKIPPQNGEVSPRPLGSQFQPVNSPNPQGNYPPMQSRPPSMPNQSNLAPSMNGQSKFNAPPSLSQNYSPQANGFSQSLQNGLPSPQDSMKPSPMSGPPMRPPPPASTFGGPQPPNAGPPLRGPSATQRWSSA; the protein is encoded by the coding sequence ATGTATGATAATCGTATGTATGGTGAACAACCTGCTCCAACAGGGATGTTCCCCAACTCTCAAGCGGAGGGCTTTCCGCCTCAGCCTGGATACCCAGCCCCTCAACAGAGGAATTTCAATGCATCACAATCAGCAATGCCGCCACAGCTTCAAGGTAACGGACCAGTTCAGTCCCCAATGAGTGGACTGCCACCCTCTCAGTTCGGAGGAGGTCCCCCACAACAGTTTCCTGGAGCTTCTCCGCAGTATGGAGCTCCCCCTGGCTCTGCCCCTCCACAATTCGGAGGCATGCCCCCGTCCCAACCACCAAGATCCTCTCCTTCTCAGGTGGGTGCTCCGCCCCCTTTCAGCGGGTCAGCAACAGCCTCGAGCGGTGGACTGCCGCCTCCGTCGCAACCTGGTGGGTTCGCACAGCCACCAAGCAGTCGACCTCCATCTCAGTTTGGAGCACCAACCAATCCACTAATGAGCAACCAGCCGCCGATGAATGGACCACCTTCACAGCCCAGCGGATTCCCTCAACCACAAGTAGGTGGACCACCGAGACCTATGAATGGACCCCCATCCATGAACTTGGGAGTTTCCACCCCAACAATGAAACCTCCTCAGCAGGGATTGAACCCCGGCACCACACCAATCCAGAGCGATGGAATGAATCAAAGTCCTATGCTTCCTCCAACACAAGCAACTGGCACTCCTTTACCTCCTGCTCAGTCCGGAGTACCAGGAGGCTTCCCCTCTTCTAAAACGCCATCACAATTCACAGGTCCTGCTCAGTCGGAAGGTTTTACTCCTCCCCAGTTCGGCGTTACCCCACAACCAAGAGGTATTCCTAGTTCTCAACCTGGGCCACCCGAAGTTTCGCCTCCTGCAGGTTCATTCCCTCCTCAACCTGTGACAACTCCAACGTCTCAGCCAATGGGCGGAGTCTTTCCAATGCCTCAGGCAGGCCCTCCTCGTCCGGGCGGACTGAGTGCCGCAGAGCCACCCAAACCACTAGACTCGCCTTTCCAGGCAGTCGGAAAAATTCCTCCCCAAAACGGAGAAGTGTCGCCACGCCCATTAGGGTCGCAGTTCCAGCCAGTCAACTCGCCCAATCCTCAGGGGAACTACCCGCCCATGCAATCCCGACCTCCTTCAATGCCAAACCAATCGAATCTCGCCCCCTCCATGAACGGACAATCAAAATTCAATGCTCCACCAAGTTTAAGTCAAAATTATTCACCTCAAGCCAATGGGTTCTCTCAGTCTTTGCAGAATGGATTGCCATCTCCTCAAGACAGCATGAAACCGTCTCCCATGTCTGGCCCTCCCATGCGACCGCCACCCCCAGCATCCACGTTCGGAGGACCTCAGCCTCCCAACGCTGGTCCTCCGCTCAGAGGACCCTCCGCCACCCAACGCTGGTCCTCTGCCTAG
- the Sec24CD gene encoding protein transport protein Sec24C produces MPRMPSRVPQYGEQYYGQQQQFASSPNIPPQPQPSSYPQPGGYPSPNYPQSGGYPSQPSQPHYPAQPQEPQRKLDPDQMPSPIQVITDDQRAKSGKFYTNQKGLVPPLVTTDFIVQDQGNASARFIRSTMYNVPITQDIMKQASVPFGIVLSPLAQIKPGENDPPIVDMGELGPVRCNRCKAYMSPFMQFIDGGRRFHCMLCKATTDVPEQYFQHLDHTGQRVDRYERPELVLGAYEFVATKEYCTNNTFPKPPAMIFLIDVSYNNIKSGMVHLICSQMRSILLNLPKEPGQSKSSVRVGFITYNNTVHFYNIKACLGQPQMMVVGDVADMFMPLLDGFLCDPEESEQVILSLMEQIPSMFADTRETETILAPAITAGLEALKAAECAGKLLVFHSSLPIAEAPGKLKNRDDRKLLGTDKEKSVLSPQNQVYNNLGQDCVGAGCSVDLFIFNNSFIDLATIGQVSRLTGGQVYKYTYFQADVDGERLIMDICENISRPIAFNAIMRVRTSTGVRPTDFYGHFYMANTTDMEFGSIDCNKAVAVEIKHDDKLTEEDGVYIQVALLYTSCSAQRRVRVLNLALNTCSQMADLFRACELDTIINFFSKQAVFKLLEATPKAVKESLINRCAQILACYRKNCALPSSAGQLILPECMKLLPLYINCVLKSDAVSGGSDLTIDDRWFAMDSVMISDIPSSVVYFYPRLIPLVDIDVTSLDIPVPIRCSIEKMNNEGAFILENGIHMFLWVGLNVSNDWVMNVFGVSSVMQIDTDKASLPYLENPLSARIRELIKSIRSQRNRAMRLTLVRPRDKMEIVMKHFLVEDRGVDGSSSYVDFLCFMHKEIRNLLS; encoded by the exons ATGCCGAGGATGCCAAGCAGGGTGCCTCAGTACGGAGAGCAGTATTATGGACAACAACAGCAATTCGCGTCCAGTCCCAACATTCCTCCGCAACCTCAACCTTCATCGTATCCACAGCCTGGGGGATACCCTTCACCTAACTACCCTCAAAGTGGGGGTTATCCATCCCAGCCCTCGCAACCACACTACCCAGCTCAACCACAAGAACCGCAGCGGAAGCTTGACCCTGACCAAATGCCTAGTCCG ATTCAAGTAATAACTGATGACCAACGTGCGAAGTCCGGAAAATTCTATACAAATCAAAAGGGGTTGGTGCCACCATTAGTCACCACAGATTTTATCGTACAAGATCAAGGGAATGCAAGTGCGAGGTTTATTCGCTCAACCATGTACAACGTGCCTATCACCCAAGACATCATGAAACAG GCATCTGTGCCATTTGGCATCGTGTTGAGCCCTCTTGCTCAAATCAAACCAGGGGAAAACGATCCTCCTATCGTGGACATGGGAGAACTCGGCCCTGTGCGTTGCAACCGGTGCAAAGCATACATGTCCCCATTTATGCAGTTTATCGATGGAGGACGAAGATTCCACTGCATGCTTTGCAAAGCCACTACTGACG TGCCAGAACAATATTTCCAACATTTGGACCATACAGGGCAAAGAGTGGATAGATATGAACGTCCAGAACTTGTTTTAGGAGCATATGAATTTGTTGCCACCAAAGAATATTGTACA AATAACACTTTCCCCAAACCACCAGCCATGATATTTTTGATAGACGTTTCCTATAACAATATTAAATCAGGGATGGTCCATCTAATTTGCAGTCAAATGCGTAGTATATTGCTAAATCTACCCAAGGAGCCTGGTCAGTCAAAAAGCAGTGTTCGTGTCGGATTCATCACGTACAACAATACCGTGCATTTTTACAACATCAAG GCATGTCTTGGTCAGCCACAGATGATGGTTGTAGGCGATGTGGCAGATATGTTCATGCCATTGTTGGATGGTTTCCTGTGCGACCCAGAAGAATCGGAACAAGTGATCCTCAGTTTGATGGAACAGATTCCGTCCATGTTCGCGGACACGCGGGAAACTGAGACCATTCTAGCTCCGGCCATCACCGCAGGTCTTGAAGCACTCAAG GCTGCGGAATGTGCTGGGAAACTATTAGTTTTCCACTCATCTTTACCAATTGCTGAAGCACCGGGCAAGCTGAAGAATCGAGATGATAGAAAATTACTAGGCACTGATAAAGAAAAGTCTGTTTTAA GCCCCCAAAATCAGGTTTACAACAACCTAGGTCAAGACTGTGTTGGTGCTGGCTGCAGtgtagatttatttatttttaataattcctTTATTGACCTTGCGACAATTGGTCAAGTCTCAAGGTTGACTGGAGGTCAAGTTTATAAGTACACATATTTCCAG GCTGATGTCGATGGAGAAAGATTGATCATGGATATATGCGAGAACATTAGTCGACCAATTGCATTCAACGCTATAATGAGAGTACGTACTTCAACAGGTGTACGACCGACTGATTTCTATGGCCACTTTTACATGGCCAACACTACAGACATGGAATTTGGCAGTATAGATTGTAACAAG GCTGTGGCTGTTGAGATCAAGCATGATGACAAATTAACGGAAGAAGATGGTGTTTATATTCAAGTAGCCCTCTTGTACACGTCCTGTAGTGCGCAAAGAAGAGTTCGTGTCCTCAATTTAGCCTTGAACACTTGCTCTCAAATGGCAGATCTGTTCCGTGCCTGCGAGCTGGATACAATAATTAATTTCTTCTCTAAGCAAG CCGTTTTTAAATTATTGGAAGCTACCCCAAAAGCTGTCAAAGAATCGCTCATTAATCGTTGTGCTCAAATCTTAGCCTGCTATCGTAAAAACTGCGCACTGCCTTCGTCTGCCGGACAACTCATCTTACCTGAATGCATGAAACTACTTCCTTTGTACATTAATTGCGTTCTTAAAAGCGATGCGGTCTCTGGTG GTTCTGATTTGACGATCGATGACAGATGGTTCGCAATGGATTCTGTGATGATTAGTGATATTCCCTCCTCGGTTGTATATTTCTACCCGCGTCTTATCCCATTAGTAGATATTGATGTCACATCGCTGGACATTCCTGTTCCTATCAGgtgttccattgaaaaaatgaacaatgaAGGTGCTTTTATTCTAG AAAATGGAATCCACATGTTCTTGTGGGTCGGCTTAAATGTTAGTAATGATTGGGTGATGAATGTTTTTGGAGTGTCCTCCGTGATGCAAATAGACACGGACAAAGCCAGTTTGCCTTATCTCGAGAACCCCCTCTCTGCCCGCATTCGCGAACTCATCAAATCAATTAGGTCACAGAGAAACAGAGCCATGAGG CTAACGTTGGTGCGGCCTCGTGACAAAATGGAAATAGTTATGAAACACTTCCTTGTCGAAGACCGAGGTGTAGATGGATCTAGTTCTTATGTAGATTTCCTATGCTTCATGCACAAAGAAATTCGTAACTTGTTGAGTTAG